AAAGGACTGGCGGAAATGCTCCAGTTCGGCAATGCCGCGGCGCTTGAGATCGGGATTGGCTTCGTCATTGGCCCAGTCGCGGATCGACTGCGACCCGGCCAGCGTCTCGGCCAGCGACACCTCGCGCATCAGCGCTTCGAGGCCCCGGTAGCGATCGTAGAGAATCTGCTTTTCGGCAAACAATGTGCCGAGCTGCACGACGGTGGAGGCCACGATCCAGTTGAACGCCATATAGGCCGGCGCCGCCACCGCGGCAAAGCCGAGCAGCACCAAGATCAGCACGCGAATGCGCAGGCTGCTGGCAATGGTGTCTCGAAGCCCGCTGATTTGGCGCCTCGCTTGCATCAGGATCAGTCCCTTGGGAGACTGTTCCACACTGTTAGCCCGCACCCCTATAGAGTTCGTTAAGAAAGTGCTGCCACTGCCCGGATGAACCCGGTGGCGGGTCTATACGTTGGTCGAAAGAGGAGATCGGCATGACCAAGCTCGAAACCAAGATTCGCGCCCTGTTCGACGCCTATGCCAAACGCAGTGACGACGCCCTGCAGGACCCGCCGCTGGAGGACGTCAATGGCATCGTCAACGCTTTCGCCCCCTTCTTCGTCGAATCCAGCCCAAGGGGCGTCATCGGCGGGGCCAACGACAACAGCTTCCGCGAAATGATCCCCAAGGGCTTCGCCCGCTACCGCGCCGTGGGTGGCAAGCATATGACGATCAAGGGGCTGAAGGTCATCGAGCTCGACCATTGCCACGCGGTCGCCGATATCGACTGGGATTTCGCCTATACCAACAAGGCGGGCCAGAGCGGCCACGTGACCTTCACCAATTTCTACTTCGTCACCATAGCCGACGGCACGCCGAGGATTTTCGGCTATGTCACCCCCGACGAGCAGCAGGCGATGCAGGATCACGGCCTCGTTTAGGCGCGGATTGTGCCCAGCCCGCTGAGGAAAGCCTGCGTCTCGCGCAATTCCTCCTGCCGCAGCTCATGCCCGCCCGGATGCCAGAACAGATTCGTCTCGGCCCCCTGCCCGGCAAAATAGTCGCTCAGCCCCTGCGTCATCGCCGCCGGGGCCATCGGGTCGCGCTGGCCCGCCGTGATCAGCACGCGCTTGCCGGTCAAATCCACCTTGGGCGGGCTGAACGGGATCATCGGATGCATCAGCACGCTGGCATCGAACAGGCCGGGCACCTCGAACTGCACCGCAGCCAGGATATTGGCGCCGTTGGAATAACCCAGCCCCACCACCTGCGCCGCATTGCCCTCGGCCTTGCGCGCCTCGACAAAGGCCACCATCTGCGCGACACGCAAAGCCAGGTCGTCCATGTCATAGACGCCCTCGCCGGTGCGCCGGAAATAGCGCAGCGCCCCTCCCTCGCTGACATCGCCCCGTGGTGCAACCACCCGGGCGCCGGGCAGCAATTGTCCCGCTAGGTCGAAAAACTGGTTCTCATCGCCACCGGTACCGTGGAACACCAGGAATAGCGGCGCCTGCGCCGTGGCGCCCTTGCCTTCGCGATAGTGATAGTCGGCCATGGCCGGAACTCCTCAAATGCCGTTGGCTCCCATATCGGCCGCCGGCCGACGTGGCGCAACCGCCCAGCCCGCCACGCACTGTTGCCGTTTGCGAAACAATAAGCGCCGGCTGCCGATTGCTGGCCGGTCGCTTTCATTGCACAATGGCCCTATGTTCCTTTCGATTTTCGACGTCTTCAAGATCGGCATCGGGCCATCCAGCTCCCACACAATGGGGCCGATGACCGCCGCAAGGCGCTTCCTTGACGAACTCAAGGACGGGTCCTGGCCCCATGCCGCCAATGCCCGCCCCGCCGCGCTGACCGCGAGCCTGCATGGCTCGCTGGCGTTTACCGGCATCGGCCATGGCAGCGGCCGCGCCGTCATTCTCGGCCTCTGCGGCGAAGACCCCAAGACCGTCGATCCCGACGCCATGGACGCCATTATATCAGGCGTCGAAACCCGTGGCATGGTGCATCCATCAGGCCACCGGCCCTACCGTTTCCGCCCGGCGGTCGATCTGGTCTTCGACAAGCGCAACGCCTTGCCCGGCCACCCCAACGGGTTGCAATTTGCCGCCTACGATACCGACCGGCAATTGCTGTTGCGCCGCGCCTACTATTCCATCGGCGGGGGCTTCGTGGTCAGCGCCGAGGAACTTGAAGCCCTCAAGGACGCTTCGCCGCATCAGGCCGACGTGCCCTACCCCTTTGCCGATGCGAAAAGCATGCTTGATATGGCCGCATCCTCCGGCCTCTCCATAGCAGGCATGAAGCGGGCCAATGAGGAGGCCACGCGCAGCCGCCTGGCGCTCGATCGCGGCATTGACGAAATCTGGACCGTGATGAGTGCCTGCATCGACCGCGGCATCAGCCAGGACGGCATCATGCCCGGCGGCCTCAACGTCAAACGCCGCGCCCGCAGCATTTTCCACCAGCTCGACGCCCAATGGCAGCGCAATGAACTGACCCCGCTCATGGCCAATGACTGGCTGAGCCTCTATGCCATGGCCGTCAACGAGGAGAATGCCGCCGGCGGCCGCATCGTCACCGCCCCGACCAATGGCGCCGCCGGCGTCATCCCATCCGTCATGAAATATTTCCTCAAGTTCAACGCCGCCGCCGGCCCGCAGGCCATCCGCGACTACCTGCTGACCTCGGCCGCCGTGGGCGGCATCATCAAGCACAACGCATCGATCTCGGGCGCCGAAGTGGGCTGCCAGGGCGAAGTCGGCTCCGCCTCGGCCATGGCCGCCGCCGGCCTCTGCGCCATCATGGGCGGCACGCCGGCCCAAGTGGAAAACGCCGCCGAAATCGCCCTCGAACACCACCTCGGCATGACCTGCGACCCCGTCGGGGGCCTGGTCCAGATCCCCTGCATCGAACGCAACGCCTTCGGCGCCGTAAAAGCCGTCACCGCCGCCTCCCTCGCCCTGAAGGGCAACGGCACCCACGCCGTGCCGCTGGACGCGTGCATCGAAACCATGCGGCAGACGGGACTGGACATGAGCGAACGGTATAAGGAAACGAGTTTGGCGGGGTTGGCGGTTAATGTGGTGGCGTGTTGAAAGGTTCTGGGGGGCTGGCACCCTTTCGCCCAATGCAGCCTCATCCCCATTTTAGGCCGGTGCTAAGCTGCAACTAGTTGAGCCCGACGCACGCAAAGGACGCCGATAGGGTTCCACTCGTATCGGTATTGACGGGCGCCCCTATTCATGGGACCTGCACCTCTGCTGCACCGCAATGAAGTCCCATGATCCAAAAGCTTCGATCTCGCCTCGCCGGGATGCCGCGCAATTCCAAGCGGATCCTTCTAATTGCTTTCGATTTCACGACGCTGGCCTTGGCGCTGTGGGCAAGTTTCTGCCTACGCCTCGACAGGTGGATTCCGCCCCAGAGCATTGCTGAAGTCATAACCATTCTTTCGGGCCCACTAGTCGCATTACCCGTATTTATTCGTAGTGGCCTCTACCGTGCCGTAATCCGATATCTACCCGAACGCGCATTGCTGACAATGATCCAAGCGGTCACACTGTCAGTCCTGCTTTGGGTATTGTTCGCCTTCCTGTCGCAAATGTTTGGCCGGCAGGTTGTACCGCGTACAGTGCCGATCATCTATTGGGCTCTGGCAACAATAATTGTGGTGGGAAGTCGCTTTGCCGCAAAGTGGCTGTTCTGGCCCTCGAATCGCAATGCCAAGAACCGCCCCTCAATTGCAATCTATGGTGCCGGGGAGGCTGGTACCCAACTGGCGCTGTCGCTTCGGGCGAGCCATTTCGTCGTCGGCTTCCTTGATGACAATACTGCGCTCCACCGCCGCGAAGTGGCCGGGCTACGTGTATATGCCCCCGGACATCTCCCTACGCTCATCAAGAATTATGGGGTAAAGCAGGTCATCCTCTCCATCCCTTCCCTGACCGGCGCCCGCCGCAGAGAACTTGTGGCTTCGCTCGCGGGACAGGGGGTCAAGGTGCTCTCGCTACCTGGCGCTACTGACCTCGTGACCGGACGATATCTGATCAGCGAAGTGCGAGAGATCGAGATCGACGACCTGCTCGGTCGCTCTTCTGTCCCCCCTGATCCGGAATTGATCCGTGAAATGATCATCGGGCGAACGATCATGGTCACGGGCGCCGGCGGGTCCATCGGCTCAGAACTTTGCCGCAAGATCGCCAAATGGGCTCCACAGCGCCTGGTTTTGTTCGAAGCCAACGAATTTGCGCTCTACCAGATCGAACGCAGCCTGACCGACAAGGATGTGGCCATAGTGCCGATGCTGGGCTCGGTGACCGATGAACGAACCTTGGCCCGGGCGATGTCCGAGCATAGCGTCGATGTGGTCTTCCACGCCGCGGCGCACAAGCACGTGCCGCTTGTGGAAGCCAATGCGTTGGAAGGTATTCGCAACAATGTTTTCGGCACGCTCGCTGTCGCCGACACCGCCTTCCGCCTTGGGGTGAAGAACCTCGTTCTTATCTCGACTGACAAGGCCGTGCGTCCAACCAATGTCATGGGCGCTTCCAAGCGCTGGGCCGAACTCATCGTGCACCAGAAATCTGAGCAGGCGCGTATTGGTGGAACCGGGCAACGTTTCTGCGCCGTACGTTTCGGCAATGTGCTGGGTTCGAACGGATCGGTCGTACCCCTATTTCGACAGCAGATCGCCCAGGGCGGACCGATCACGCTGACTGACCCCAATATGACGCGCTATTTCATGTCCATTCGCGAGGCCGCCGAGTTGATCGTCCAGGCCGGCGCATTGTCACAGAATGGCGATGTTTTCCTGCTCGACATGGGTCAGCCGATCTTGATTTCTGACCTAGCGCAAAACATGGTGCGGCTAGCAGGGCTTACCGTGCGCTCCGAGGATAACCCGGATGGCGATATTGAAATCGTCTCCATCGGCAGGCGCCCAGGCGAGAAGATGTATGAAGAGCTGTTCTACGACAACGCGTCCGCAGAGCGGACACGCCATTCCAAGATTTTGCGGAGCACCAACACCACCATTGCGGCCCTCGACACGGCCCTGGCAAAGCTCCGTGCAGCCGTCGACAGCGAAGATGAAGTTGCTGCCCGCCAATTGCTGTTCCATATCGTCGCGCAAAGCGACAAAATGCCTCCCGGCGCTCAACAGGATCTCTAGATGCGCGTCGTGATCGCGGGCCGGATCGGGACAACAGGGCAAAAGCTGATTCGGCATCTGCAGGCGCAGGGCCATCATCTTCTGCTTATTGGAAGCAAGCCTGATGTGACAATCTCAGAATTGGGCGACATTGCCACCGCGGGGAGCTCGACGCTGGCAGCCGCCGGACGCGGGTACGACCTTCTGGTCTATCTGGCCGAGACGGATGATGCCGCTATTGGCATTGCCGAGCCCCCTCCTCTGGCCAGCATGCTCTCCGAGCAGGCGCATCTCGCTGGCATTGAGCGCCTTGTCTATCTTGCTGCGCCGGGCACACCGGCGGCCGACCTGCAGCCGATCGAGGACCTCGGCTTTGAAACGCTGGAACTGCCGCCGCTGGCGGAAAACGAAGCTGGTGTGGCTTCGCATGACGAATTGGGTCTGAACCGCTTGATCGAAAGCATTGTCTTGCCAGTTCAAGACCTTGATGGCACGCAGGTTGCCGTTATACCGCATAACAGCAACGCCAGCTTTCGGATTCTCAAGCGCGTCATCGATCTGGCACTCGCCATCGGTCTCGTGCTCGCCATTTGGTGGGCAATGATCATCATATGGGCTGCGGTGCGGCTACAATCGCCAGGACCGGGTATCTACCGGCAGCCGCGCATCGGCCAGAATGGCCGCCTCTTCACCTGCTTGAAATTCCGGACAATGCTGCTGTCCACGCCAGACCGAGGCACGCATGAAATCTCGGATACAGCCGTTACGGGGCTCGGGCGCTTCCTGCGCCGCACCAAGCTGGACGAATTGCCACAGGTATTCAATGTCATCCGCAATGAAATGACATTTGTCGGCCCTCGCCCCAGCTTGCCCTCCCAGAGCGAGGTTGTCATTGAGAGGGAAAGGCGTGGAGTGCTGCAGGCCAAGCCGGGAATAACCGGGCTGGCACAGATCAATGGCATCGACATGAGCGATCCGGTCCGCCTCGCCGAATATGACCAGCGCTACCTGGAACTGCAAAGTCCGCGTCTGGACTTCCAGATCATGCTGGCCACGCTGGTCGGCCGCGGGGGTGGCGACAGGACCAGGAAATAGCCCTGGTCCCAGCCGCCAGCAGCCCGAGTGTCAATCACGCCGTTGGAAAATCCGGCTGATCAATTCCATCGTCTTCATACTGTCCGCAATATCCGGCGCCGCCTGACGGTCACCCGCCATGCTTTTCAGAACCGCTTCGGCTTGCAACTTGAAGCCGGGTTTGAAGGCCCTGTCATCCTCGCTCATCTCCAGCGCATTGAGCCTGCGCTCCCCGGCATTCTGATAGCTTGCCACTTCGAGCGGCTGCAGGTTCCAGCGCCGGCTGGGCGTGCTCACAGAGCATGTCCAGGGACCCGGACCACGCCACACCCCCTGGTAGAGAGCCGCATCGCCGCTGTCGAAGGCGATATGGGCCAGAACCACTTCGGTTTCCTCGCCGTGCCAGGGCATGATCGGCGTTACCGACGCGATCTCCCCACGGGAAAATGTGCGGATCATGTCGATCACATGTATGGAGTTCGCATACATGAAGTTCTCGACCACCTGCTCGGGATGATTGTATCGGCGCGCTTCGGCAAAGCTTTGCTGATCCTGGATATGAATGAATCGACGCTCGGCGGAGGCATCGAGGTCGGCCAACGCAGCCCGTGTACTGGAGTAGAAACGGCGATTGAAGCCAACCATGACTGGTTTTGCGTGGCCCGACGCTGCAGCGGCAATATCCTGCGCATCGGCCAGATTGTAGCCAGCCGGCTTCTCCAGCAGCACCGCCCAGTCGCGCGCAAAAACAGCCTTGGCCACCGCATTGAGGGCTAGTTCAGGCACAGTCACCACGACCAGATCTGCCCTTGTCGCCTGCCAGAGGGCATCGATATCATCACTGACTGTTGCAATACCGAATTCTGCCGCGAGGACTTCGGCACGCGAGCGGGTGCGGCTCTGGATACCGGCGACGCGAACACCAGGCAGCGCTGAAAACGCCTTGATATGCTCCCGGGCCATATTTCCCGCGCCCACGATTGCCACCGTCGTCATACCAGTCTTCCTTTTGATCGATCGTTATTTCGCAGTTCTTGTCACCACGGGCAACGAGCAGAAGCCGTTGATGAGTTCGGCTATACGGAGCGTGGATCGCCCATCCAGCATGCCCCACCGTGGTGCGGACCCAGCAATTCTGGATTGGAGGTCGGCCAGTTCGGGCCGCCCTGGGGCCAGCGTCGGCAGGATTGCCGTCAGGTGGGACAGCCTGTTGAGATGGACGACGCCATCCACCCCCCGGTAGTCGGAATAGTCATAGTGGAAGACATCATAATTTATAGCCGGAATGCCACAGGCAATGGCCCAGCGAATCGTAGCAGAGCCAAATGCCAGATAGATGTCGCTCGCCGCCACCAATCCCGCCGTATCAAACAGGGTGCAGGGTACCCCTTCCTCAGCCATAATCCTGCCCATCTCGGTATAGTTCGGATGGGGCCGCACTACGATGTGATAGCTTTGCTGCAAGGGACGCAGGGTCTGAGCAAGACGTCGACAGAACTCCTCCATATCGGCGAATTCGAAACCAGGCGGCGATGACTTGGTCTGATCCGGGCATCCGCCGACCAATAGCAGCGGCTTATCCCCCACCAAGCCGAGTTCCGCATGCAGACTGGCGAGCAGCGCGGTTCGATTGGCGCGATGATGCGCCAGTTCATCGTCATAGACCGCCCCCACCACCTTCAGCTTGGAAAGCGGGAGCCCCGCATCGCGATAATAGTCGAGCATAGCCTGGTTTTCGACAGCGACGGCATTGGCAAAGCCGGAGTTCATCATCCAGGGATCGGGGGGACTGGTGCGGGTGAGCACTTGGCCCACGATATAGGGCGCCGGCAACCGCACCAGCGCCCGCCCGTCCTGCCGCATCACCCAGCGGGGAAACACCAATCCGATCAGACGATTAGGAAGAAAAGCGAACTGGTAGACAGGGTTGGAACTTAGGCTCCGGAACGCCTCCTGCTGATTGGCGATCGTATAGGGCAGAATGACCGAAGGCAGGTTACGGTCATGGCCGGCTTTGATGACCAGCGGCAGTACCGGTCCCACGATATCTTCCGGCAACAGGATCGCATCGGGGCGGAACCGGTCAATGACTGAGCCAATCGCCCGCTGGTTGTGGAAATAGAGCCGGATAACGCGAACGGCCGAGCGCATATTGCTGATAAAGCCCATTATTAGGCGATAAACCGTTAGGAATACGCGGCGAGCCCATTCCGGAAGGCGATTGCGCGCTCGTCGCACAGGCTTGGCGAGTCTCGTCCCCGACGAGCCCGAACTGCCACCCCCGACAAGCTGATAGTCCTCCAGCGTCCCATTCCGCTTGCGCCCCTCCAATTCTTCAAACAGACGGGCTTCCTCGGGACTAGGCGGCGCCGGACAGAAATAGATCAGCCCCACCCGCCAGCCGAGACGGTGCAAGGCATCGATCGCCCGACGCATTTCCGAAAAATCCGAGGGACGCTGGGCCACCACGAGCACTTTGCGCGCCGGAATATCCATAGCACTCATTGTCCAGTCCTCGGCCGAGAACCAACCCCACCCTGCATCACGATATCAAGTATCCGATTGGAAGCATTGACTGGATTTGCCAGCGACTGCGCTTTGCGCCAATACCACGTTCTGTCCTCCTCGCCCGCTGCGGCGGCCAAGGCACGCGGCAATTCAGCAGCATCATAAACCGGCTTCACCAAGCCTGCCTTGAGATAGGGGAACTCGGCAAGCTTCACCATTCGCTTGAAATAGCCAACGATTTCTTCGTCAAAAAACAGCGAAACCGGTGTCAGGAGGGGATTGGCAGAAAAGTAATTGAGATAGGCGGCATCGTAGCTGCAATTGGAAAACGCACTGCAGACCACATCGCAGGCCACCAGCGAGGCCTCAACGGTTTCATCTCCGGCAATGATGCATTCCACACCGAAGTGCCTAAGAAAATCGGTGGTCCAGGTACGGTCCCTTGCGCTCTCGCGCGGATGCGGGCGGTAAAGCGCCAGAAAACCATCATCAAGGTTGGCCACCGCCTTGATCCAAACATCCAGCGTACGCCGATAGCCTTCGAGGTGATGCAGTCCCTGGCCGAAAAGACCAATAACCCGCGCATCGGCGGGAATACCTAGCCGTGCCCGCTCCTGCCTACGCATTGCGGCGATATCGAGCCCCGCATAGGTGGCATGGCGCGGAGATCCGACCGCCACTGCGGGGAGGCTATGGCGTTCCTTGCTCAATCGGACGCCTTCCTCGTCCAGCGCCAGATAGATATCAGCCCGCTTGCCCAATGCCAGGTTTGCCTCGCCCCAGAAGTCCTGAAACACGAAGCTCGGCCCATCGAATTCGGCGACGACAGCTTCATCGAAGCCGCTATCGAAAGGCGTCGAAAGACCGCATAGAACGGCATCGGGCTTAAACTGGTCGATAGCGTTGCGCGCCGCCCCCCTCAACGCTGCCGCGGCAGCATCATCTGGTGAATGCGCCGAAGGCAAGTCAACCAGTTCGGTCTCGATCCCGGCGGCCTCGAAATAGCCTCGCGCCGGTAACTGGGAATGAATGCGAATTTCGAGGCTCTTTCGCAGGCGAGCAACCCTGGCAATTTCCACCAGATGCAATGCGGCGGCGGCATCGCGTGCGCTCATCAGCAGTCTGAAGCTCACGCCACCCCCTCCTCGAAAATCAAAGCAATGGCATGGGCGCGGCGGCCTGCCAACTGTTCAAGCAGAAAGAACTTGTTCCATTCCTCGTCCGGCATTGCCGCTCCGTGCTGCTCGGCGCTAGCCAGAACACAAAGCGACCGCAGCGCAAGCGAACGAAATACGCGCACCAGATCAGTGGACCCAGTGACTGTCGCTACACCCATGTTGGATTGCCATGCTTTGACGAATGCCCGTCCCGCCGAGACAGCATGCGCATCGTTTTCTACGACGACAAGAACGTAGCGCTCGATCGCCAGAACCAGTTCCAGAATAGGGGGTAGCACGGAATGGAACACATCCTCCAAGTCGAGCAGAATGGCCTTTCCGTCAACAATGAGCACATTGCCGGGGTTAAGATCGCCATGCAATGGCACGCGCTCCATATCCTGGAGGACGAAATCAAGCATGGGATCGCGCGCTAGCGTAGCAAGGCGCTCCGGGTTGGGGCCGCAGGAAAGCCTGCCCGTTGCCAAGGACGACCGCACCACCATGAGGTCAGCCAGTCTCTCGGCCGTTGCGCGTTCCCAGCGCAGCCGATCGGGATGACTTGCCAGCTTCTTTTGCACCTGCGCCACGGAGCGCCCAAGCAGAGCCATGTCCTGCTCGCTAGCCTCTACCCGCCGACCATGCAGATAGGGCATCACAACGATGCCATAGTCGCCATCCCACACGGGATAGCCGGGCAGCGCAGCTACCACCGGAGCATCTCTTGCCGCTAGCCATGTCGCAATGTCTTCGGCCTGCATCATTGATGAGCGGCGACTTTCCGGGACGAGCTTGACCAGCTTGGCGTCTCCGCCGGCTGGCTGGAACCGGAACATGCCGACCGCGCAACCACCCAACAGCAATTGTGAAATCGCGCCATATTCTCCCAACGTCCGGCATATGAAGTCAGTGACAGCTGGCTCCGCGGCTACATATTCGGGTAATGCCGGACGCAGGCCCCTCCAGGAGGGTTCTCTAAACAGTTCGCTGCTGGACATCGGACCATTGCAGTGGCTGGTTGGCACGCACCGAGGTTGTCACAACCCAGCCATCGACGAGATCCCACTGCTCCACCGGAATGCCGCGGCGCGGAAAAGCAAAGCGTACCGTGTCATAGGAGATGACATCACCGGGGCGAAGATCGGCCTTAGCAACGAGGCATTGTCGCTGCGACGTGCCGATGACGCCCTCGATTTTCGTCTCCGGATCGCGGTAAGGACTACCGAGCAGGTGCCAGGTCTCATAGACGGATCGCAGGATGCCTTCTAGTTTCTCGATGGGCGCAGAATGGGATATATCTTGATCCAGTTCGCTCGCATCGACATGTACGCCCTTTTCAAGCAGCACAGCCCCCAGCGCCATCGAGGCGTAAAGCGCCTCAAGCCCCATATGATGATCGGACAGCCCCACCGGAAGCTGGAAGGCGTCGCGATAGGTTTGCAGCAAACGCAGATTGTGCGCCTTGGGCAGTGCTGGATGACCATCCGGGCTGTGCTGGATGACGATGTCGCTGCAGCCGGCAGCCCGTGCGATGGCTACCGCCCGGTGCACCTCGCCCAGCGTCGACCGGCCGGTATCGATCAGCAGCGGCAGGCCTTGTGCTGCCGCGTAACGGATGAGGGGAATGTGCACGATATTGGAGGACGGAATCTTAATAGACGCGGCGCCATGCGCCACGGCAAAATCGACCGCGACGAAATCGTAGACCGAAACGATCAGCGGGACCCCAGCATCGGTGGCTAACTTGAACAGTCTCGCATAACCCTCCAGCGGAACGACCTTGCGCTCGATGAGCTCGCGGTAGTTCTCGACGCGCTTACGGCCATCCTTGGCCATATAGGTTTCCGTCGTATCGCCCGGCAGGCAGATTTCGGCATCGTTAAG
This sequence is a window from Devosia ginsengisoli. Protein-coding genes within it:
- a CDS encoding alpha/beta hydrolase; translated protein: MADYHYREGKGATAQAPLFLVFHGTGGDENQFFDLAGQLLPGARVVAPRGDVSEGGALRYFRRTGEGVYDMDDLALRVAQMVAFVEARKAEGNAAQVVGLGYSNGANILAAVQFEVPGLFDASVLMHPMIPFSPPKVDLTGKRVLITAGQRDPMAPAAMTQGLSDYFAGQGAETNLFWHPGGHELRQEELRETQAFLSGLGTIRA
- a CDS encoding hybrid nucleoside-diphosphate sugar epimerase/sugar transferase — translated: MRVVIAGRIGTTGQKLIRHLQAQGHHLLLIGSKPDVTISELGDIATAGSSTLAAAGRGYDLLVYLAETDDAAIGIAEPPPLASMLSEQAHLAGIERLVYLAAPGTPAADLQPIEDLGFETLELPPLAENEAGVASHDELGLNRLIESIVLPVQDLDGTQVAVIPHNSNASFRILKRVIDLALAIGLVLAIWWAMIIIWAAVRLQSPGPGIYRQPRIGQNGRLFTCLKFRTMLLSTPDRGTHEISDTAVTGLGRFLRRTKLDELPQVFNVIRNEMTFVGPRPSLPSQSEVVIERERRGVLQAKPGITGLAQINGIDMSDPVRLAEYDQRYLELQSPRLDFQIMLATLVGRGGGDRTRK
- a CDS encoding phosphotransferase, translating into MSSSELFREPSWRGLRPALPEYVAAEPAVTDFICRTLGEYGAISQLLLGGCAVGMFRFQPAGGDAKLVKLVPESRRSSMMQAEDIATWLAARDAPVVAALPGYPVWDGDYGIVVMPYLHGRRVEASEQDMALLGRSVAQVQKKLASHPDRLRWERATAERLADLMVVRSSLATGRLSCGPNPERLATLARDPMLDFVLQDMERVPLHGDLNPGNVLIVDGKAILLDLEDVFHSVLPPILELVLAIERYVLVVVENDAHAVSAGRAFVKAWQSNMGVATVTGSTDLVRVFRSLALRSLCVLASAEQHGAAMPDEEWNKFFLLEQLAGRRAHAIALIFEEGVA
- a CDS encoding L-serine ammonia-lyase, which gives rise to MFLSIFDVFKIGIGPSSSHTMGPMTAARRFLDELKDGSWPHAANARPAALTASLHGSLAFTGIGHGSGRAVILGLCGEDPKTVDPDAMDAIISGVETRGMVHPSGHRPYRFRPAVDLVFDKRNALPGHPNGLQFAAYDTDRQLLLRRAYYSIGGGFVVSAEELEALKDASPHQADVPYPFADAKSMLDMAASSGLSIAGMKRANEEATRSRLALDRGIDEIWTVMSACIDRGISQDGIMPGGLNVKRRARSIFHQLDAQWQRNELTPLMANDWLSLYAMAVNEENAAGGRIVTAPTNGAAGVIPSVMKYFLKFNAAAGPQAIRDYLLTSAAVGGIIKHNASISGAEVGCQGEVGSASAMAAAGLCAIMGGTPAQVENAAEIALEHHLGMTCDPVGGLVQIPCIERNAFGAVKAVTAASLALKGNGTHAVPLDACIETMRQTGLDMSERYKETSLAGLAVNVVAC
- a CDS encoding Gfo/Idh/MocA family protein, which codes for MTTVAIVGAGNMAREHIKAFSALPGVRVAGIQSRTRSRAEVLAAEFGIATVSDDIDALWQATRADLVVVTVPELALNAVAKAVFARDWAVLLEKPAGYNLADAQDIAAAASGHAKPVMVGFNRRFYSSTRAALADLDASAERRFIHIQDQQSFAEARRYNHPEQVVENFMYANSIHVIDMIRTFSRGEIASVTPIMPWHGEETEVVLAHIAFDSGDAALYQGVWRGPGPWTCSVSTPSRRWNLQPLEVASYQNAGERRLNALEMSEDDRAFKPGFKLQAEAVLKSMAGDRQAAPDIADSMKTMELISRIFQRRD
- a CDS encoding N-acetylneuraminate synthase family protein: MTRAFTIGPFQLADSQPPLFLAEIGSYFNGDVDLAAGMISRILEAAKAVPEQPLALKTEILNDAEICLPGDTTETYMAKDGRKRVENYRELIERKVVPLEGYARLFKLATDAGVPLIVSVYDFVAVDFAVAHGAASIKIPSSNIVHIPLIRYAAAQGLPLLIDTGRSTLGEVHRAVAIARAAGCSDIVIQHSPDGHPALPKAHNLRLLQTYRDAFQLPVGLSDHHMGLEALYASMALGAVLLEKGVHVDASELDQDISHSAPIEKLEGILRSVYETWHLLGSPYRDPETKIEGVIGTSQRQCLVAKADLRPGDVISYDTVRFAFPRRGIPVEQWDLVDGWVVTTSVRANQPLQWSDVQQRTV
- a CDS encoding polysaccharide biosynthesis protein; this translates as MIQKLRSRLAGMPRNSKRILLIAFDFTTLALALWASFCLRLDRWIPPQSIAEVITILSGPLVALPVFIRSGLYRAVIRYLPERALLTMIQAVTLSVLLWVLFAFLSQMFGRQVVPRTVPIIYWALATIIVVGSRFAAKWLFWPSNRNAKNRPSIAIYGAGEAGTQLALSLRASHFVVGFLDDNTALHRREVAGLRVYAPGHLPTLIKNYGVKQVILSIPSLTGARRRELVASLAGQGVKVLSLPGATDLVTGRYLISEVREIEIDDLLGRSSVPPDPELIREMIIGRTIMVTGAGGSIGSELCRKIAKWAPQRLVLFEANEFALYQIERSLTDKDVAIVPMLGSVTDERTLARAMSEHSVDVVFHAAAHKHVPLVEANALEGIRNNVFGTLAVADTAFRLGVKNLVLISTDKAVRPTNVMGASKRWAELIVHQKSEQARIGGTGQRFCAVRFGNVLGSNGSVVPLFRQQIAQGGPITLTDPNMTRYFMSIREAAELIVQAGALSQNGDVFLLDMGQPILISDLAQNMVRLAGLTVRSEDNPDGDIEIVSIGRRPGEKMYEELFYDNASAERTRHSKILRSTNTTIAALDTALAKLRAAVDSEDEVAARQLLFHIVAQSDKMPPGAQQDL